A stretch of Mesoplodon densirostris isolate mMesDen1 chromosome 7, mMesDen1 primary haplotype, whole genome shotgun sequence DNA encodes these proteins:
- the LOC132494370 gene encoding large ribosomal subunit protein eL21-like, whose translation MTNTKGKRRGTRYMFSRPFRKHGVVPLATYMRIYKKGDIVDIKGMGTVQKGMPYKCYHGKTGRVYNVTQHAVGIIVNKQVKGKILAKRINVRIEHIKHSKSRDSFLKRVKENDQKKKEAKEKGTWVQLKRQPAPPREAHFVRTNGKEPELLEPIPYEFMA comes from the coding sequence ATGACCAacacaaagggaaagaggaggggcaCCCGCTACATGTTCTCTAGGCCTTTTAGAAAACATGGAGTTGTTCCTTTGGCCACATACATGCGAATCTACAAGAAAGGTGATATTGTAGATATCAAGGGAATGGGCACTGTTCAAAAAGGAATGCCCTACAAATGTTACCATGGCAAAACTGGGAGAGTCTACAATGTTACCCAGCATGCTGTTGGCATCATTGTAAACAAACAAGTTAAGGGCAAGATTCTTGCCAAGAGAATTAATGTGCGTATCGAGCATATTAAGCACTCTAAGAGCCGGGATAGCTTCCTGAAACGGGTGAaggaaaatgatcagaaaaagaaggaagccaaAGAGAAAGGTACTTGGGTTCAACTGAAACGCCAGCCTGCTCCacccagagaagcacacttcgTGAGAACCAATGGAAAGGAGCCTGAACTGTTGGAGCCCATTCCTTATGAATTCATGGCATGA